TTTAGCCCATAAATATAACATGGGTCGTTCTACCCCACAAACATGAGCAAGTTGCCCTGCGAATCGTCCAATTCCCCTTCATTTTTAAAGAGCTTTTGGTTTAAAACAAAGCAATTTGCcgtaaactaaaaatatactTTTTAAAGCTAAtttgttcctcttttttaagcatagcggggataaaaaaatattgagataTAAAGAAGTGGGGGCTCCAAACTAAAAAACCGTCAACTAGTGCAACTCTCACCTACTACCATAAAATTACCTATCGGAATCGTCGTAAAACTACATTCCAAATAGGATTGCGTAGCATCGCATCGCTATCATCGCTATCTTATTCAAACGCGCGTCAAAACGATAAAGATATGCGCTCATCAAGTGATAGCTTCCgaacaatacaaaaaagatGCTCCTAAATGTGGATAAATTTTCTGGTTTTTATGCAGTTCCGTTTCGGTTACCAATCACGCCAGactgttctttttatttaaaaatatcatttttgaaatagaataaaataattttctgacTGGACTGAAATGTCCAGAAGTGGCCAAAGTAGTTCGACGTACACGAGAAAGTTGTACTTTGATCCTAAAGCGGACGAGCCGAAGGGAGACGGCTATTGGATAACAGATGAAGAACTACGTGACAAACTTTCGAATCTGGTGGACGTGTCCGAGAACATTGACGAAGTGAGGTATTACAGCAACCCGATTTACCCGTGGCAGGTGTCCAACAATCACCTCCATCATGCTTTCATCGTATTCCAAACGAAGAAATGGTGGTGGTCCATCGAGAAAAACAATGAAGGCGTCACAATCCAGCGCTCCAAAAATCAGGAAAGTGTTTGTGATATGTACAGGAGGGTGAACCGTACAACCGGGATAACTTCCTCGACAAACATCACATTGGTGAATAAATCCAGTGGATGCACGAAATTAAACGAGCTCATCAATTACCTCTGGAGGAAAGATTACTTGAATCAAGAATACGGCGTTCTTTCCTACAACTGTCAACACTTTGctgatttaattttcaagCGGATAGCGGAGTCAAAAACTTTACAAGAGCTGGATGTTTATTTTGATTCGGCAGCTGATCAACCGTCGGGAACAAGTGGGATGGGATTCATCACTGTCGACGAACTTCTCAGCCGTGTTCATGATTTGAGCTCTTCTGATGAGATTCtagttaaaattgaaatttacaaGGCACCGATTAACTCGTGGCAGGTCATGGATGCATTAATGTATCACCTTTTCGTGATTTTCCAAACGAATGAGGACACATACTGGTCCATCGAGCGATGGCCGACTCGTTTCACGATGCAGCGAGCTAAAAATAAAGGCATTCTATTGACCGAGTGTGAACGAAACCCTCGGCCAGCAAACTGGTTCACTCCGGTCAAGGTTTATCAATCAG
This window of the Daphnia pulex isolate KAP4 chromosome 5, ASM2113471v1 genome carries:
- the LOC124193782 gene encoding uncharacterized protein LOC124193782, which gives rise to MSRSGQSSSTYTRKLYFDPKADEPKGDGYWITDEELRDKLSNLVDVSENIDEVRYYSNPIYPWQVSNNHLHHAFIVFQTKKWWWSIEKNNEGVTIQRSKNQESVCDMYRRVNRTTGITSSTNITLVNKSSGCTKLNELINYLWRKDYLNQEYGVLSYNCQHFADLIFKRIAESKTLQELDVYFDSAADQPSGTSGMGFITVDELLSRVHDLSSSDEILVKIEIYKAPINSWQVMDALMYHLFVIFQTNEDTYWSIERWPTRFTMQRAKNKGILLTECERNPRPANWFTPVKVYQSANAKRMPLSAVMDFIWKKDKLNESYDSLSNNSKHFARSVYNQFQDGCQVK